A single genomic interval of Saccharospirillum mangrovi harbors:
- a CDS encoding acetyl-CoA sensor PanZ family protein has protein sequence MPVTLQALNAPDERDLAELERLAAEQLDCPSYCRAWQQWLADPTTVTLYVARFNERIVGAVLLAGGEIVGFAVRAATRRRGVGQRMLDLVLAQTSAPVSLAMNAPTRVFIERYRAG, from the coding sequence ATGCCGGTCACGTTGCAGGCGTTAAACGCACCCGATGAACGCGATTTGGCTGAGCTGGAACGGCTGGCGGCCGAACAGCTCGATTGCCCGTCGTACTGCCGCGCCTGGCAACAATGGCTGGCCGATCCGACGACGGTGACGCTGTACGTGGCGCGTTTTAACGAACGCATTGTGGGCGCGGTGTTGCTGGCGGGCGGCGAGATCGTCGGTTTTGCGGTGCGGGCGGCGACGCGGCGGCGTGGTGTTGGTCAGCGCATGCTGGACCTGGTGTTGGCGCAAACCAGCGCGCCGGTGTCGCTGGCGATGAATGCGCCGACGCGGGTCTTTATCGAACGCTATCGCGCCGGTTGA
- the hisB gene encoding imidazoleglycerol-phosphate dehydratase HisB gives MSRQATIERNTSETRIRVSLNLDGTGQANFDTGMPFLDHMMDQIARHGLIDLDILCQGDNHIDDHHSAEDIGITLGQAMAKAVGDKKGITRYGHAYVPLDEALSRVVIDFSGRPGLFYDVPFTRASVGGFDVDLFREFFQGFVNHAQVSLHIDNLKGQNSHHQVETVFKAFGRALRMALTADERMAGVTPSTKGVL, from the coding sequence ATGAGTCGCCAGGCGACGATCGAACGCAACACCAGCGAGACGCGCATCCGTGTCAGCCTGAATCTGGATGGCACCGGCCAGGCCAACTTCGATACCGGCATGCCGTTCCTCGACCACATGATGGATCAGATTGCCCGTCACGGCCTGATCGATCTGGACATTCTCTGCCAGGGCGACAACCACATCGACGATCACCATTCCGCTGAAGACATTGGCATCACCCTCGGCCAGGCCATGGCTAAAGCCGTAGGCGACAAAAAAGGCATCACCCGTTACGGCCACGCTTATGTACCGTTGGATGAAGCCCTGTCACGCGTGGTGATCGACTTCTCCGGTCGCCCCGGCCTGTTTTACGACGTGCCCTTTACCCGCGCCAGCGTCGGCGGTTTCGATGTCGATCTGTTCCGCGAATTCTTCCAGGGCTTCGTCAACCACGCTCAGGTGTCGCTGCACATCGACAACCTCAAAGGCCAGAACTCGCACCATCAGGTCGAGACCGTCTTCAAGGCGTTTGGCCGCGCATTGCGCATGGCACTGACCGCCGACGAACGCATGGCAGGCGTCACGCCTTCCACCAAGGGCGTGCTGTAA